Proteins encoded by one window of Chondromyces crocatus:
- a CDS encoding choice-of-anchor L domain-containing protein has translation MGLRRFTAASLAISTLAIASSAHALNVTPTDNAQALANALLGSGGAVSITSVSYSGAAHASGLFTDGPLGLADGTLLTTGRAIDALPPNSSPTTTTANNLPGHPLCDALIPGYTSYDASILTITFDLAASFNGIQFNSVFGSEEFPEWVGSSYNDVYGVYLNGSQVAFDDNGAPITINGPFFSSGSVVLTPANGTEYNGTTGILNTRAPLAGGSTNNLLQIVICDAGDTAFDSGAFVSGLNGCIGEDCSGTVPCALIDNDGDGINSCDDCDDANPNTYPGAPEYCDGVDNNCNGEIDEGGVCAPVCVTVQRGTFGHAEDASIYPLSPNYNEGALASLRTGNTSPPKKALVQFDLNFVPSGAIVTQASFGIFQEYTTLQNPINIHQVLAPWTESTVTAGSLNNNWDPAVLASFTTVSGTAAHAVDVTTIVSEWVYGIEANHGFLLEEGASPALHSYRASEHPNVAQRPYLHLCYFGGDGGIVGGH, from the coding sequence ATGGGTCTTCGTCGTTTCACCGCAGCCTCTCTCGCCATCTCCACCCTCGCCATTGCAAGCAGCGCACATGCGCTGAACGTCACACCGACCGATAACGCTCAGGCCCTGGCCAACGCTCTGCTCGGGAGCGGCGGCGCCGTCAGCATCACCTCCGTCAGCTACTCGGGTGCGGCTCACGCCTCGGGCCTCTTCACGGACGGGCCGCTCGGCCTCGCGGATGGCACGCTCCTCACGACGGGCAGAGCAATCGACGCGCTCCCTCCGAACTCGTCGCCGACCACGACGACCGCGAACAACCTTCCCGGGCATCCGCTCTGCGACGCGCTGATTCCGGGGTACACCAGCTACGACGCCTCGATCCTCACCATCACCTTCGATCTGGCGGCCTCGTTCAATGGTATCCAGTTCAACTCGGTGTTCGGCAGCGAGGAGTTCCCCGAGTGGGTCGGCTCCTCCTACAATGACGTCTACGGTGTCTATCTGAACGGGTCGCAGGTGGCGTTCGATGACAATGGCGCGCCGATCACCATCAACGGGCCGTTCTTCAGCAGCGGCTCCGTCGTCCTCACGCCCGCGAACGGCACGGAGTACAACGGGACCACGGGGATCTTGAATACCCGGGCGCCGCTGGCCGGAGGCTCGACGAACAACCTGCTCCAGATCGTGATCTGTGACGCTGGCGACACGGCGTTCGACAGCGGTGCATTCGTCTCGGGCCTCAATGGTTGCATCGGTGAGGACTGCAGCGGCACGGTCCCGTGCGCTCTCATCGACAACGACGGCGACGGCATCAACTCGTGCGACGATTGCGACGACGCCAACCCCAACACCTACCCCGGCGCGCCGGAGTACTGCGATGGCGTCGATAACAACTGCAATGGTGAGATCGACGAGGGCGGCGTCTGCGCGCCGGTGTGCGTGACGGTCCAGCGCGGCACCTTCGGCCACGCCGAGGATGCGTCGATCTACCCGCTGTCCCCGAACTACAACGAGGGCGCTCTGGCGAGCCTCCGGACCGGAAACACCAGCCCCCCGAAGAAGGCGCTCGTGCAGTTCGACCTCAACTTCGTGCCGTCGGGCGCGATCGTGACCCAGGCGAGCTTCGGCATCTTCCAGGAGTACACGACGCTGCAGAACCCCATCAACATCCACCAGGTGCTGGCGCCGTGGACCGAGAGCACGGTCACGGCCGGGAGCCTCAACAACAACTGGGATCCCGCCGTGCTCGCTTCCTTCACGACCGTGTCGGGCACCGCGGCCCACGCTGTGGACGTCACCACCATCGTGAGCGAGTGGGTGTACGGGATCGAAGCCAACCACGGCTTCCTGCTCGAGGAAGGCGCGTCTCCGGCGCTGCACTCCTACCGCGCCAGTGAGCACCCGAACGTCGCTCAGCGGCCGTACCTCCACCTCTGCTACTTCGGCGGGGATGGGGGCATCGTCGGCGGCCACTGA
- a CDS encoding ABC transporter permease, which yields MRAAAACYLLLMVALPVGIVARSGFSAGLGGLARALWHPVARSALLLTLQSAAIMALINAVMGTLIAYVLVRYQFPGRRILNLLIDLPFAIPTLVAGLMLVVLLGPSAPLGRALDGAGLRVVYAPASILLCLLFVTLPFVVRAVEPVLRELDPAEEEAARILGASDVAAFRRVILPSLSPAIVSGSLLSFSRALGEFGSIVVVAGNIPRRTLTAAVFVFGEVESGNPLAASAMALVLITISFSILLLVDAFGRRAAHA from the coding sequence TTGCGGGCTGCCGCGGCTTGCTACCTGTTGCTCATGGTCGCCTTGCCCGTGGGCATCGTGGCGAGGAGCGGGTTCTCTGCTGGGCTCGGAGGCCTCGCGCGCGCGCTCTGGCACCCCGTGGCCCGTAGCGCGTTGCTGCTGACCCTGCAGTCGGCCGCGATCATGGCCTTGATCAACGCGGTGATGGGCACACTCATCGCCTACGTGCTCGTGCGCTACCAGTTCCCGGGTCGACGCATCCTCAACCTGCTCATCGACCTGCCTTTCGCCATCCCCACGCTGGTCGCAGGGCTCATGCTCGTGGTGTTGCTGGGGCCCTCCGCGCCGCTCGGACGCGCCCTGGACGGCGCTGGACTCCGCGTCGTGTATGCGCCTGCATCGATCCTTCTCTGCCTGCTCTTCGTGACCCTTCCGTTCGTCGTGCGCGCCGTCGAGCCGGTGCTGCGTGAACTCGACCCTGCCGAGGAAGAGGCGGCTCGCATTCTGGGCGCGAGCGACGTCGCGGCATTTCGTCGGGTGATCTTGCCGTCGCTCTCGCCTGCCATCGTGAGTGGCTCCTTGCTCAGCTTCTCGCGGGCTCTCGGAGAGTTCGGCTCCATCGTGGTGGTGGCAGGGAACATCCCGCGCCGCACCCTCACCGCGGCGGTCTTCGTTTTCGGTGAGGTGGAGTCGGGGAATCCACTCGCGGCGAGCGCGATGGCGCTCGTCTTGATTACGATTTCATTTTCCATCCTGCTGCTCGTGGATGCATTCGGCCGGCGAGCAGCGCATGCCTAG
- a CDS encoding sulfate ABC transporter permease subunit — translation MPRRVRLGRAALIAIAVVYVCALVAVPAAALLHGAFSEGLGPFFQVFARPDVRHALSMTALMVFSAVVVNTVFGTAIAWVLTRDRFRGRRLLNGLVDVPFAISPVIVGFVLLELFGRQGLFTPVTRALGVQIAFAWPGMALATTFVTLPFVVREVAPVLEEVGTEQEAAAHTLGASALVTFFRVTLPSIRWGLAYGITLTAARSIGEFGAVLIISGGIAGRTETATSFVYRALEDRDDLGAHAVAVVLAVASLALLGAMEMLKRWRAGSRQVEE, via the coding sequence ATGCCTAGGCGTGTCAGGCTCGGGCGTGCGGCGCTCATTGCCATTGCCGTCGTCTATGTCTGTGCGCTGGTCGCGGTTCCGGCTGCGGCGCTGCTCCATGGCGCCTTCAGCGAGGGGCTCGGGCCGTTCTTTCAGGTCTTCGCTCGGCCGGATGTCCGTCATGCTCTCTCGATGACGGCGCTGATGGTGTTCTCGGCCGTCGTGGTGAACACCGTGTTCGGCACGGCAATCGCGTGGGTGCTGACCCGTGACCGTTTTCGTGGCCGGCGGCTCCTGAATGGCCTCGTGGACGTGCCGTTCGCGATTTCGCCGGTCATCGTCGGGTTCGTGTTGCTCGAGCTCTTCGGGCGTCAGGGCCTCTTCACGCCGGTGACGCGCGCGCTTGGCGTCCAGATCGCCTTTGCGTGGCCAGGGATGGCGCTGGCAACGACGTTCGTGACGTTGCCCTTCGTCGTCCGTGAGGTGGCTCCGGTGCTCGAGGAGGTCGGCACGGAGCAGGAGGCCGCGGCCCATACCCTGGGGGCCTCCGCCCTCGTCACGTTCTTCCGGGTGACGCTGCCCTCGATCCGCTGGGGACTCGCTTACGGGATCACCTTGACGGCGGCTCGTAGCATCGGCGAGTTCGGCGCCGTCCTGATCATCTCCGGGGGCATCGCCGGCCGCACGGAGACGGCGACGAGCTTCGTGTACCGGGCGCTCGAAGATCGCGACGATCTCGGGGCTCATGCGGTCGCCGTCGTGCTCGCTGTCGCCTCCCTCGCGCTGCTCGGCGCCATGGAAATGCTCAAGCGCTGGCGTGCTGGTTCGCGCCAGGTAGAGGAGTAG